Proteins found in one Pseudomonas marvdashtae genomic segment:
- a CDS encoding sensor histidine kinase: MTQAALMSPVPESGHMPSAEQASRLGLEQAFSLFNQMSSQLTDSYSLLEARVTELKGELAVVSAQRMQELAEKERLANRLQNLLDLLPGGVIVIDAHGFVREANPAACELLGLPLEGELWRHVIARCFAPREDDGHEVSLKDGRRLSISTRSLDAEPGQLVLLNDLTETRHLQDQLARHERLSSLGRMVASLAHQIRTPLSAALLYASHLTEQQLPMETQQRFAGRLKERLHELEHQVRDMLVFARGELPLTDRVTPKALLQSLQAAALTHVQGLPIRWQCDSHVGEVLCNRDTLVGAVLNLIENAIQASDGEVRLKVHLYTRDNTLRLCVSDSGSGIESAVLTRLGEPFFTTKTTGTGLGLTVVKAVVRAHQGELQLRSRPGRGTCALVLLPLFSSTPGVE; this comes from the coding sequence CAGGCTAGTCGTCTTGGACTTGAGCAGGCGTTTTCGCTGTTTAACCAGATGTCCAGCCAGCTGACCGACTCCTACAGCCTGCTTGAGGCCCGGGTCACCGAGCTCAAGGGTGAGCTGGCGGTGGTCAGCGCCCAGCGCATGCAGGAGCTGGCGGAAAAAGAACGCCTGGCCAATCGACTGCAAAACCTCCTCGACCTCTTGCCTGGCGGCGTCATTGTCATCGATGCCCACGGCTTCGTTCGCGAAGCCAACCCGGCGGCCTGCGAGCTGCTGGGTTTGCCGCTGGAAGGCGAGTTGTGGCGACACGTCATCGCCCGTTGCTTCGCCCCGCGTGAGGATGACGGTCACGAAGTCTCCCTCAAGGACGGCCGTCGCCTGTCCATCTCGACTCGGTCGCTGGACGCCGAGCCCGGTCAGCTGGTGCTGCTCAACGACCTGACTGAAACCCGTCACCTGCAAGATCAACTGGCCCGCCACGAACGCTTGTCCTCCCTTGGGCGGATGGTAGCGTCGCTGGCTCACCAGATCCGTACCCCGCTGTCCGCTGCGTTGCTGTACGCCAGTCATTTGACCGAGCAGCAATTGCCGATGGAGACCCAGCAACGCTTTGCCGGTCGCCTGAAAGAGCGCCTCCACGAACTCGAACACCAGGTGCGCGACATGCTGGTGTTCGCCCGTGGCGAGCTGCCCCTGACCGACCGTGTAACGCCCAAGGCGCTGCTGCAATCCTTGCAGGCTGCGGCGCTGACTCACGTGCAGGGCTTGCCGATCCGCTGGCAGTGCGACAGCCATGTCGGCGAGGTGCTGTGCAACCGCGACACGCTGGTGGGGGCGGTGTTGAATCTTATTGAAAATGCGATCCAGGCCAGCGATGGCGAGGTGCGGCTCAAGGTCCATCTGTACACGCGCGACAACACCTTGCGCCTGTGCGTCAGTGACAGCGGCAGCGGTATCGAGTCGGCCGTGTTGACGCGTCTGGGCGAGCCATTCTTTACCACCAAGACCACCGGGACGGGCCTCGGCCTGACCGTGGTCAAGGCGGTGGTCCGTGCCCATCAGGGAGAATTGCAGTTGCGCTCGCGGCCGGGGCGCGGCACATGCGCGCTGGTGCTCTTGCCGCTGTTTTCCAGTACGCCAGGGGTGGAGTGA